TCGAGAGCTTCTCGGTGACGGCCTCGATGACGAACTCGGTACCGTCGGTCGCTTCCTCGAGATCCGTCGTGAACGTGAGTCGCTCGAGCGTCTCCGCCTTCTCCGCCTCGGAGAGGTAGCCGCCCTCGACGGCGTCGTTGAGACCGTAATTCCCCTCGACGATGCGTTCTTCAGCCTCTGCGGCCAGTTCTTCATTGATTTCCCGGACGCGAACGTCGTAGCCGTTGCGGGCGAGTACCTGCGCGATTCCAGCACCCATGATGCCGCCGCCGACGACGGCCGCTGCTTCTTGTGCCATGTCTACAAACTCCACAGTAGCAGTGTTAACGGTTTCGACTGGTCTCCGCGGTTTTCGCGGGCGGAGAGCGGGACAGTCCGAACCGGATCCGACGGTCGATACTGAAACGCATCAGTCCGCGTTCACGGTGGACGTGGTGACCTTCGGGTTCCGGAGCAACGGAACGGAGACGACCAGCAGACAGCTGAAGACGAGCGCGGCACAGAGCGCGTAGGTCCACTGGAAGCCGATCGCGTCGACGGCTGGCAGCGCGACGAGCGGGCCGAGACTCAATCCGATATCCCCCATCACGTTGTAGACGCCGCCCATCCGACCGAGTTCGTCGCCGGGCGTCAGATCGCCCAGGATCGCCATGAGCGCGGGTGCGGCGGCCCCCATTCCGAGCCCGATGAGGAAGATCGCCGCGAACAGGGCCTCGAGCGTGGGTACGTATGCGATAATCAGGAAGCCGACGCTCATCGCACAGAACGCGGGCAGCGTCAGCAGCGTTCGGTCGTTGACGCGGTCCGAGACCCGTCCCATGATCACCGTCGTCGTCCCGGACGTGAGCACGCCGACGGCCATGACGACGCCGCTGACGCCCGCCGCCTCGAGCAGGGAAATCTCGAGACCGAAGTCGTTCGCGAACCGCGCGAGCGTCGCGAGGATGACCCCGCCCCAGAGAAACTGGAGGGTGAAGTTGCCGAAGCCGATCACGAGCACAGCGGGACGCCCGCGGAGCAGCGTGGGAAGTTCCCGCAGTTTCGCGGATTTGGTGTCGGCCCCGCCGTGGACATCGGGGAGGACGAGCGTCGCGACGGTGCCGGCGATCAGTGCGAGGATCCCGGCGGCGAGGAAGGCGATCTCCATGCTCGCGACGTCGGTCAGCACGCCCCCGAGGATGAGTCCGGTCGGGAAGCCGAGCGATTGCCCGCCGCGCAGGTAGCCGACCCAGCGGCCGCGATTGTTCGACGTCGTCACGAAGGTGACCGTCGCGAACGCGCCGATGAAGACGAATGCGCTGCCGATCCCCCAGAACAGCCTCGAGAGGACGAAGACGAGTCCAGGAAGCGAGACCTGCCCGAACCACGGGAGCGTCCCGACGACGATTTCGGGCGTGTAGAGTCCGAGGATGTAGCCGAAGGGCGCAAGCGCCTGCGTAAAGAGCCCGACAATCATCGGCGTTCGCGCGCCGACGCGGTCGATGATCGTCCCGGCCGGCGTGTTCATGAACAGTCGCGCGATGCGGTTGGCCGAGAGGATCACGCTGAGCATCAGCGTCGAGATAATCAGCCGCTCGTCGAGCAGCGGCAGCGTCGGAAAGGCGACGCCGGTAGCGACGCCACCGAAGAAGATCCCACCGATGACCGCGAGGGCGACCGTCCTGATCTCGCCGGGCGAGTACGTGTCGTCGTCGGTCATCGAGTTCGGTTCACCGTTTCGGTCTCGCTGTGTTCAAGGTTGTGTTCGAGTAGTGTGGCGATTGCCGGTTCTCGCTGCCGTCCTGTGGATTGCCGTGGTCGCTGTTGGCAGATCTCGATCTGGATTCCGTTCCGGAGCCAACGCACGGACGGCCGTTCCGGAGCCGAAACGAACGGCCGGCGTAATACCACGGGTGTCGCCTCATTCGGTGTCGTAGGTCTCCCGAAACTCCTCCCGAAGGATCGTCTTTCGGATCTTGCCGCTCCCGGTCTTGGGTAGTTCCTCGCGAACCTCGACGTAGCGCGGATGTTTATACGGGGCGAGTTCGCCGAGGACGTACGCTTCGACCTCGTCCGCCTCGAGCGACTCCCCGTCCGTCGGGACGACCGCCGCGGCGACCGTCTCTCCCCGGCGCTCGTCGGGGACGCCGAAGACCGCGGCCTCGAGCACCGCCGGGTGGTCGTAGAGCGCATTCTCGATCTCGCGGGGGTAGACGTTGTACCCCGCCGTGAGGATCATCTCCTTCTCGCGGCCCTTGATGTAGTAGTAGTTGTCCGCGTCTCGGGAGCCGATGTCGCCGCTCCGGAAGAACCCATCTTCGGTGAACACCGCCTCGTTGGCCTCGGGGTTCTCGTAGTAGCCCTTCATCACCTGCGGGCCGGCGATGAGGATCTCGCCCTCCTCGCCGACGCCGACCTCCTCGCCGTCCTCGTCGACGATCTTCGAGCGCGTGTGGCCGACGGGCTGGCCGACACTGCCCGGCCGATTCCCGAGCGTCGACCAGCGGACGGTGTGCGTCGCCGCCGTCGTCTCGGTCAGCCCGTACCCCTCCGAGAGCGACACCCCGAACGTCTCCTCGAACTCCCGTTGTACCGGCTTCGGCAGTTTGTCGCCACCCTGTCCGGCCCGTACCAGCGCCTCGAGATCGTATTCGTCCGGATCGTAGGCCTCGAGCAAGTCGTTGAACATGGTCGCGACCCCGACGAATGCGGGGATGTCGTGCTTTTCGAGGAGTTCGAGCACCCGTTCTGGGTTCCACTGATCGGGCCGCATAAGGTGTAACGTCCGACCGGCACACAGCGAGGCCATCATCTGGAGCAGCCCCGTGATGTGGTACATCGGGAGGATAATCAGCCCGTCGCCTTTGATGGGGCTCGCGCTGTAACTCGAGACGCTCTGTGCGATCTGCACTCGGAAGTTGCGATGGGTGAGCAGGACTCCTTTGGGATTCCCCGTCGTCCCCGACGTGTACGGCTGGAGCAACACGTCGTCGTCCGATCGTTCGACAAGGTCACCGTCGACATCGGTTGCCCGATCACTTGCTGCGAGTTCGGAAAGCGATGCGTGACTGCTGTCGACGCTCGTGCTGACGATTTCGGTCTCGAGGTCCGCGACAGCACTCACGACGTGCTCGCTGGCCTCGCCCGCAACGACGATGGCCGTCGCGTCGGCGTGGTCGACCTGGTACTCGATTTCGCGGCGGCGATAGGCCGGGTTCAACGGACTTGCGACGATTCCGCCCCGACAGCACGCCCAAATGACCGCACAGAACGCGATGCCGTTCGGGATGTAGACGCAGACGCGGTCTTCGGGCTCAAGTCCGAGCGCTCGGAAACCGTGTGTGTATCGTTCGACGAGGTCGGCGAACGCCCGATACGTAACGGTCTCGCCGGCGTGCTCGATCGCAATCTGGTCGGGCCGTTCGGCGACCGCTCTGTCCAGTAGTCGGGCGACGTTACCGTCGTACGGCGACTCGAGGAGCGTCTCCGCTGGAACCAGCTCGAGGTCCTCCATATGACAGCAGATTTGTCGATAACACTGAAAAGCGTATGGGTTCTGGTAACATGGGTCGATCTAGGGATCGAGTACGGACTCGATCACCTCACTCCGAGAGTCGCGGCGTTCCCTTGATCGTCATCGTTTCGCCGACGATGTACGACGAGGCGGGACTGGCAAGGAACTGCGCGAGGTCGGCGACCTCCTCGGGGGTACCGATCGTTCGATCGGCGGTCGTCCGGTCGATCTCGGCGGCGTCGTCCTCGACGCCCATCTGGGACTTGACGCCCTCCGTCGCGACCAGACCGGGCGCGATGCAGTTGACCCAGACGTCGTCTTCGGCCCAGTCAGCCGCCAGCGACGACGTGAAGTTGATGACCGCGGCCTTCGCGGCCCCGTAGGGGCTCATCCGTCTCGAGCCGCGCTGGCCGGCGACGCTCGCGATGTTGATGATCTTGCCGCCGCCGTTCTCGCGCATGTACGCCCCCGCGGCCTGACAGCCGTGGAACGTGCCGTGGAGGTTGATGTCCACGATGGTCTTCCAGCCGTTTTCGCTGATTTCCGCCACCGGTGCCTGAAAGCTCGCCCCGGCGTTGTTGATGAACACGTCGAGCGAGCCGAACTCCTCGACGGTGCGCTCGACCAGGTCGTCGACCGATTCGCGGTCCCGGACGTCGCACTCGACGGCGATCGCTCGGCCGTCCGCCTCGCTCTCGTTGATCCCGTTCGCGACGGGGTCGACGTTCTCGAGTTCGCGGGACGTGACGACCACGTTCGCGCCGTCGTCGGCGAACCGTTCGACCATCGCCTTCCCCAGGCCGCTCGAGGAGCCGGTGACGATGGCCGTCCGGCCCTCGAGGCTGAACTGGCTGGTCGTCATCGGCGTCCCCCATCGATCGATCGACTCGCTACCGACGGTGCTGTGGCAGTTGCTGACATCGTGCACACGTCGGTTCGACGATCCGTCTGATAAGTCATTCGACCGGTCAGGGCTCGAGCGGTGATCGTCGGCCATCGCGCGTGGGGAACTCGAGAGATGGGCGGCTACCGCACGAGACGGACGAGCAACGAAATCACCCGTGAAGAATACAATTATGGGTGCCGTCGAGAAACCACCTCGACATGGACCGAACCCGGATCGGGACCCCGTCCCGAACGCGGCCGACGGATCGCCAGTGCGGACCACCGCGGTGCAGGCTCGCTCGAGGTGTCGTCCGTGCCGAATAAGCCGATGACCGACCTCGAGGCGATGGTCGGCGACTCGAAGGTCACCGTCGAGGAGTTCCGGATCGAACCGGGGAAAGTCGAGGAGTTCGCGCGCTCGATCACGGAGACGGATCCGGTGTTTCGAGACCCAGACGCTGCGGCGGACCGCGGCTTCGACCGCGTTCCCGCACCGCTGACCTACCCCCGCGTCAGTCGGTTCCCACGATATCGCCCCGAGGATGTCGAGATGTACGGCTTCGACCTCGGCTTCCAACCCGAGTACGTCCTCCACGGCGAGCAGACCTACGAGTACGAGCGCCCGCTGCAGGTCGGCGACGTGCTGACGGGGACGACAACGCTCGCGAAGGTCTTCCAGCGCGAAGGCGGCCGCGCCGGGACGATGACCTTCGCCGTCTACGAGACCGAATACCGGGACGAGAACGACGACCTCGTGCTCACCGACCGCGCGACCGCCATCGAGACGTCCGGTGCCGTCCAGAACGATGCGGACGACGGAGAGGAGTCGGACGACTCGAGCGACGCCGACGAGACGGCAGCCGTCGCGAACGGCGGACAGGTTCCGGAGCCAGACTCGCTCGAGACGGTTTCGTCCGTCGCCGACGTCAGCGTCGGCGATACCGGCCCGACGGTCGTCGTCGAGGATCTCGAGCGCAAACATTTCGTTAAGTACGCGGGCGCGAGCGGGGACTTCAACCCGATCCACTACGACGAACCCTACGCCCGCGCAGCGGGCAACGAGAGCGTCTTCGGCCAGGGCATGTTCACGGCCGGCGTCGCCTCCCGCGTCGTCACCAACTGGTTCGGCCTCGAGTCGATCGACTCCTTCGGCGTCCGCTTCCAGTCGCAGGTCTTCCCCGGGGACTCGATCGTCGCAACGGGCGAGATCGTCGATGGCGAGTCCGACGATGGTGTCGTCGAAGTCGATCTCGAGGCGACGAACCAACACGGCGAGACGCTGCTGACCGGGTCGGCGACGGCGACGCTCGAGGAGGACTGAGCGAGATCTCTCTTTCAGGGTGCTACAGCGTCTCGAGATAGCGACGTGCGGTGGCGCGCGCTGGCGACACTCCCGAGCATAGCGAGGGGTGTCGCCGATGTTGTGCGAGGGATGAGTGAAGGAGCACAGCGACTGAGCGTAGCGCGGAACCGCAGGTTCCGCGGACCATGCGAACGGGCGCGAAGCGCCCGTGAGCAGAAATCGGCTGGGGAGGACGTGGAAATCCTAGTCGCCAGCGATAGTAGCGTTCTCGACTCCGTTACTCTCGAAATCACACACTCGAGCGTCACCACTTCCCCTTCCGACAGGTGTAAAGCGCAGTTTCGGACTGTTCGAGTCACCTAGTGAGGAACGAACACGGGCAGCGCAGCCTCGTCGGAGACTTGCCAGAACGTGACCGCGACGGCGGACCCGATCTCCACGTCCGCGGGCTCACAATCTACCAACGCTAGCAGCCGCGGCCCCTCCTCGAGATCGACCGCCGCGACGACGTATGGCGTCCGATCCCCGAAGCCCGGCTCGCCCGGGACGTGACACACGGTGTAGCTGTAGACCGTCCCGACACCCGAACTCGTCTCGAACGGCGGACCGACGACACCACAGCCCGTACAGACGGCCCGCGGGTACAACTGGGCGGTCCCACACTCCTCGCACTGTTGGTACACCAACTCCCCCTCGAGCGTCGCCGCCCAGAACTCGGTATTCGCTCCAGTTGGAACCGGAATCGGCCCCTCCCAGGAGTCGCGGCGATCTTCGACGGGTGCCGAATCAGGCCCCGTCATGCGCCCCTCCGGAGGACGACGGTGCTACTTGAAGACAACACGCCGCCCGTCCCGTGGGCCACCGCGACCTCAGCCCCATCGACCTGCCGGTCACCAGTATAATCACCCCGCAACTGCCGGACGGCCTCGATGAGGACGAAGACGCCGAAGTGGCCCGGATGGCAGTACGAGAGCCCGCCGCCCTGGGTGTTCATCGGCAACTCGCCGCCGGGCGCGGTCGTCCCGCCCTCAACGAACGAGCCGCCCTCGCCTTTCTCGCAGAAGCCGAGATCCTCGAGGGTCACGAGCGCCGTATACGTAAACGAGTCGTAAAGCTGTGCAACGTCCACGTCCGCGGGCGTAATCCCGGCCTCGTCGAACGCCTTCGGGCCGGTCACCGCAGCCCCGGTGGTCGTCATATCCGGCATCTCGCTGATGTCCTGGCGGTGGGTACTCGTGGAGGCTACACCCGCAACCGAGATCTCCGGCACGCCGATCTCGCGGGCCTTCGCCTCGGAAACCAGCACGACGGCCCCGCCGCCGTCGGAGACGAGACAGCAATCGAGCAGGTTGAACGGCTCGGCAACCGGCCGGGACTCGAGGACGTCGTCGACCGTAATCTCCTCCCGCTGAGCCGCCTTGGGGTTCATCGACGCCCACTCGCGGGTCGAGACCGCGATTTCGGCGAGTTGCGCCTCCGTGGTGCCGTACTCGTGCATGTGCCGTTTCGCGGCCATCGCGTACGCGCCCGGCGGGCGAAACAGCCCCGTGGGCCGGAGGAAGCCGTCGACGGGGTGGGTGACCTCGAGCGAGCGATCCCGCCCCGGACCGGTCTTCCGCGTCGAGCCGTAGGCGATCACGACGACATCCGCCCGCCCGCGAGCCATCGCGTCGCCGACGTGCCCACAAAAGTGTTCGAACGAGGAGCCGCCGATTTCGGTGCCCTCGAGCAGCGACGGCTCCTCGAGGTCGAGGTACTCCGAGAGGACGAGCGCGGGCATGTAGTCGTCGCCGCCTGCAACGGCGACGCCGTCGACATCCGAGAGCGAGAGGTCGGCGTCCTCGAGCGCTCGAACCGTCGCGATGCCCGCGTTGTCGAGCCAGTTCCGATCGGGCGTCTCCCCGAGATCGCTCTCGGCGACGCCGGCGACGATCGGCTCAGCCATGGCAGTGCCTCCGGACGGCTAGTGTGGTCATACCCTGCGTTTTTCCAACGGTCGCTAAATAGGTTGCGGTGGTATAACACGGCACTATGTGGCAAGAGGAAGAAATGGTATTCGCGTTTTAGGAACGTCGCGCAGTCGGGTGGTTCGGTCGAGATGGGCGTTGGACCAAGGAAACATGTGAACGGGGGAACTATTATGTGGGCGGGGTTTGTTGTCATAGGCCATACCATGTCCGAGCCTGATGTCGAAGCGATTCGAGCACAGCTAGTTGACGCGTTCGAGGGGGCAGATTACCCCGTCTCGAACCCGATGGAGTTCCTGCCGGCGCTGCCGAACGGCCCCGCAACGACGTTCGAGTCCGGCGACTTCTCGATGTCGATCATGGAGCTACAGAACGCCTCCGACGGCGGCGACGATCGATACCCCTACCACGGGCCCGAGGAGGTCGCCGACGATATCATCGAGGGACTGCAAGACGCCGGGGAACTCCCGACCGAATAGGCCGGCGACGGTCGTCTTTTCCCGATCGGTACCGGCCTCGAGCCGCGTTCGTCGAACCGAAAGATGACAACGTATATAGTGTAAACTAACAACTGCGGAAGTATGGATCTCGGACTCACAGACCGTACGGCCGTCGTTACCGGCGGTGCCGGACGAATCGGAAGCGAAGACTGTCGCGTGCTCGCCCAGGAAGGGGCCGAAGTGATCGTCCTCGACGTGAACCTCGACGGTGCCGAGCGCGTCGCCGACGAACTCGTCGAGGAGTACGACGCGACGGCCCACGCCGTCGAATGCGACCTCACCGACCGCGAGGACGTGGGCGACACCGTCGCCGCACTCGAAGCCGAAACCGGCGGAATCGACATCCTGATCAACAACGCTGGCCTGGTCGACGGCCGCGGTCGCGTCGAGAATTTCGACGACGAGATCTGGGACCGCGACGTCGCCGTCAATCTCACGGGGACGTACAACATCACCCGCGAGGTCTTCCCGCACATGAAAGACCGCGAGTTCGGTCGGATCGTGACGATGTCCTCGATCGCGGGCTTGCAAGGTGGGTTCGGTCAGGTTTCCTACTCGGCGACGAAATCCGCACTGATCGGCTTCGGGAAGTCGCTGGCCTTAGAGGGCGGTAAACACGGTATCACCTCGAACATTCTCACGCCGACGATCGTCGTCGGTGACCTCGCCGATCTGCCACACGAGCAACTCGAGGCCATCGACGAGAACTTCGCACGTCTCGCAGACGCCACGCCGATGGGGAACCTCGGTCGGGAAGAGGACGTCGCGCCGCTCGTCGCGTTCCTCGCGTCGGACCACGCGGAGTACATTACGGGTCAGGTCGTGGGTGTGACCGGCGGTGCGGATCTATTGTACTACTAAGGCGACTCGTCATCTTCGCAGTGACCCCGAGTGCGGCCGTCGCGGCGACTCGACTCGCGTGATTTTCCCTCTGTCTATCGTTCCCGTGTGAAGATTTAACACCGTTCGACAGAATAGGTAATTCGCTGTCAGGAGTGACTACACAATGATGCCAACCGACGAACAGCGGATGATTCGAGACTCCGTTCGGGAGTTCATGGACGAGGAGATCGCGCCCGACTTGCCGGAAGCGGACCGCAAGCCCCTCTCGAAAGACGACGCGATCGACTACATGCAGCGGATGGCCGAAATCGACGTTGGCCCCTACGCCGAGGAGCGCTTCGACGACCCGCTGACGAGTACGATCGTCAGTGAGGAGGTCTCGAGAGTCTGGCCGAGCCTC
Above is a window of Natronorubrum tibetense GA33 DNA encoding:
- a CDS encoding MFS transporter, producing the protein MTDDDTYSPGEIRTVALAVIGGIFFGGVATGVAFPTLPLLDERLIISTLMLSVILSANRIARLFMNTPAGTIIDRVGARTPMIVGLFTQALAPFGYILGLYTPEIVVGTLPWFGQVSLPGLVFVLSRLFWGIGSAFVFIGAFATVTFVTTSNNRGRWVGYLRGGQSLGFPTGLILGGVLTDVASMEIAFLAAGILALIAGTVATLVLPDVHGGADTKSAKLRELPTLLRGRPAVLVIGFGNFTLQFLWGGVILATLARFANDFGLEISLLEAAGVSGVVMAVGVLTSGTTTVIMGRVSDRVNDRTLLTLPAFCAMSVGFLIIAYVPTLEALFAAIFLIGLGMGAAAPALMAILGDLTPGDELGRMGGVYNVMGDIGLSLGPLVALPAVDAIGFQWTYALCAALVFSCLLVVSVPLLRNPKVTTSTVNAD
- a CDS encoding class I adenylate-forming enzyme family protein → MEDLELVPAETLLESPYDGNVARLLDRAVAERPDQIAIEHAGETVTYRAFADLVERYTHGFRALGLEPEDRVCVYIPNGIAFCAVIWACCRGGIVASPLNPAYRRREIEYQVDHADATAIVVAGEASEHVVSAVADLETEIVSTSVDSSHASLSELAASDRATDVDGDLVERSDDDVLLQPYTSGTTGNPKGVLLTHRNFRVQIAQSVSSYSASPIKGDGLIILPMYHITGLLQMMASLCAGRTLHLMRPDQWNPERVLELLEKHDIPAFVGVATMFNDLLEAYDPDEYDLEALVRAGQGGDKLPKPVQREFEETFGVSLSEGYGLTETTAATHTVRWSTLGNRPGSVGQPVGHTRSKIVDEDGEEVGVGEEGEILIAGPQVMKGYYENPEANEAVFTEDGFFRSGDIGSRDADNYYYIKGREKEMILTAGYNVYPREIENALYDHPAVLEAAVFGVPDERRGETVAAAVVPTDGESLEADEVEAYVLGELAPYKHPRYVEVREELPKTGSGKIRKTILREEFRETYDTE
- a CDS encoding SDR family NAD(P)-dependent oxidoreductase, with the translated sequence MTTSQFSLEGRTAIVTGSSSGLGKAMVERFADDGANVVVTSRELENVDPVANGINESEADGRAIAVECDVRDRESVDDLVERTVEEFGSLDVFINNAGASFQAPVAEISENGWKTIVDINLHGTFHGCQAAGAYMRENGGGKIINIASVAGQRGSRRMSPYGAAKAAVINFTSSLAADWAEDDVWVNCIAPGLVATEGVKSQMGVEDDAAEIDRTTADRTIGTPEEVADLAQFLASPASSYIVGETMTIKGTPRLSE
- a CDS encoding FAS1-like dehydratase domain-containing protein; translated protein: MTDLEAMVGDSKVTVEEFRIEPGKVEEFARSITETDPVFRDPDAAADRGFDRVPAPLTYPRVSRFPRYRPEDVEMYGFDLGFQPEYVLHGEQTYEYERPLQVGDVLTGTTTLAKVFQREGGRAGTMTFAVYETEYRDENDDLVLTDRATAIETSGAVQNDADDGEESDDSSDADETAAVANGGQVPEPDSLETVSSVADVSVGDTGPTVVVEDLERKHFVKYAGASGDFNPIHYDEPYARAAGNESVFGQGMFTAGVASRVVTNWFGLESIDSFGVRFQSQVFPGDSIVATGEIVDGESDDGVVEVDLEATNQHGETLLTGSATATLEED
- a CDS encoding Zn-ribbon domain-containing OB-fold protein — its product is MTGPDSAPVEDRRDSWEGPIPVPTGANTEFWAATLEGELVYQQCEECGTAQLYPRAVCTGCGVVGPPFETSSGVGTVYSYTVCHVPGEPGFGDRTPYVVAAVDLEEGPRLLALVDCEPADVEIGSAVAVTFWQVSDEAALPVFVPH
- a CDS encoding acetyl-CoA acetyltransferase, coding for MAEPIVAGVAESDLGETPDRNWLDNAGIATVRALEDADLSLSDVDGVAVAGGDDYMPALVLSEYLDLEEPSLLEGTEIGGSSFEHFCGHVGDAMARGRADVVVIAYGSTRKTGPGRDRSLEVTHPVDGFLRPTGLFRPPGAYAMAAKRHMHEYGTTEAQLAEIAVSTREWASMNPKAAQREEITVDDVLESRPVAEPFNLLDCCLVSDGGGAVVLVSEAKAREIGVPEISVAGVASTSTHRQDISEMPDMTTTGAAVTGPKAFDEAGITPADVDVAQLYDSFTYTALVTLEDLGFCEKGEGGSFVEGGTTAPGGELPMNTQGGGLSYCHPGHFGVFVLIEAVRQLRGDYTGDRQVDGAEVAVAHGTGGVLSSSSTVVLRRGA
- a CDS encoding MTH865 family protein, with the translated sequence MSEPDVEAIRAQLVDAFEGADYPVSNPMEFLPALPNGPATTFESGDFSMSIMELQNASDGGDDRYPYHGPEEVADDIIEGLQDAGELPTE
- a CDS encoding SDR family NAD(P)-dependent oxidoreductase; its protein translation is MDLGLTDRTAVVTGGAGRIGSEDCRVLAQEGAEVIVLDVNLDGAERVADELVEEYDATAHAVECDLTDREDVGDTVAALEAETGGIDILINNAGLVDGRGRVENFDDEIWDRDVAVNLTGTYNITREVFPHMKDREFGRIVTMSSIAGLQGGFGQVSYSATKSALIGFGKSLALEGGKHGITSNILTPTIVVGDLADLPHEQLEAIDENFARLADATPMGNLGREEDVAPLVAFLASDHAEYITGQVVGVTGGADLLYY